The bacterium genomic sequence CGCAATTTCCTCTTCAGATGTAATTTCAACGACTTGATTGCCGACTATTCGATAAGCTGACATTTCCATTTGCATGACATCATTACATTTTCTTTTAAAAGTAGATAAATTTCTTTTAGTTAATAACGACAATGCATACTCTATAAAACTATATACTTCGTGCCATTCGCATTTTTTTATAAAATCATGCATATATTTGATAAAAGGAGAATAGTATTGTCTGCTGTCAACGTATTCGAAAAAATCTTTGTATGGGATTGTGTCAACCATTTTTTTAAAAAAGTGGCGCCAATAACTTTTATAGAATGAGTCTTTATCTATTCCTGTTGTGGATCCGGATATGAATTGTTCATAATATACATTCCATAATTCTGTTCTTAATGCATCATCCATTGATTCTTTTTGAAGGGCAGCTCTAACTGGCTTGTAACCCTTTCTCTCGGAAAAAAGCATCTTCACTCCTCTTGCTCATTAATATCGTCGTCAGGCGGAGGCTGCGCGACTATCACCTGCGCCGGGCGCAGGACGACGTCCCCCCACAGGTAGCCGTAGGCGTGGACGCCGATGACGGTGCCGGGCTCGGCTTCGGGCGCGGGCTGGACCGCCAGGCACTCGTGGAAGCGGGGATCGAAGGGCTGACCCAGGGGGTCCATCCGCTCCACCCCCACGGCGGCGAGGGCGGCGTCCAGCTTCTCGATGACCCGCAGAATCCCGGCGCGGTAAGCCTCGTCGGCGGTGTCGTGGGCGGCGGCGAGGTGCAGGTCGTCTACCGCCGGCAGG encodes the following:
- a CDS encoding nucleotide exchange factor GrpE — protein: PAEDGEPSAPERDAEVPVTGKPEPAPPTPEEELAELRDRYLRLAADFDNFRKRQLAQGRLVRAEAYRTLLASILPAVDDLHLAAAHDTADEAYRAGILRVIEKLDAALAAVGVERMDPLGQPFDPRFHECLAVQPAPEAEPGTVIGVHAYGYLWGDVVLRPAQVIVAQPPPDDDINEQEE